In Ornithorhynchus anatinus isolate Pmale09 chromosome 5, mOrnAna1.pri.v4, whole genome shotgun sequence, the DNA window AAATCTTTTTCAGACTGTAGCGCAGGGAGAGAACTAGTCCTTTCAAAATGTGGTGCTGCATCTTCGACGGCATTCTCAGAATACAAAGTGACAAAACTATCGGTCCTTTTAATGTCTGTTGGGAAGACAGTGTTTTCAATCCCTTTGGACGGATCAGGGACGGAGTCTAGATCAGAGCTGATGGCCTGAACTGAATTAAGCTGTTGTACAAAGACCGACCCGTGGTTACCAGAACCTGACAGAGACACATGCTTAGACAGACATTCCAACTCTGAGACTGCCTGGATATGGAAAGAACAGGGAGGCTGAGATGGCAAATAGGACGCTGCTTCCTGGGAACAGGAATTTCCTAAAAGTTCAGTTGGGTGTTGAGGTAATAACTCAGAAACACTCTGTTCTTTTACTGTCCTATTTTCAGAATTACATAAGCCGTGGCTAGCCAAATTCTGCTCCGACACTCTGTAACTTGAGCAGTTAAGGTCACTGGTGCTTAACGACTCAAGTCGGCCAAAAGCCACGTCCCACGGTTTATTTGGCTGAGCAATACTGCTCTGACTGCACAGTTCAGGGGGCATAGGGCTTTCTGCTAAAGGACTCATTTGAGCAGTGTTTTTAAACAAGTTTGAATCTGATGAAATGTATTTGCCAGGTCTAGTTGGGGAGGACGTGTAACTGGAATGTAAGTTGGGCATATTTGAAAAGTCTTTTTCAGACATACTGCATGCGCACATCTCAGGCTTGGGGGAAATGCACATGTGACCCGGAACTGTTAGCAAAACACTCGGATTTTCTTCAGATACTGTTTGAAACTGCTTAGATTGCTCAGAAACGACAGATGGCATACTGCATCTTCGCACTTCTACAATAGGTCTAGGCTCATTTATAACAGGTTTCCCATCTTCAACAGAAGATGACCTAACATAGGGGAGAGGAAGTCGGTTGGCAAAGGATGGTTTCATCTGGTCTGACAACTCAGCCGTGCCAACTGACTCTCTTTCAAGGAGGGCTGGAGATTTGGCAGTGGGCAAAAACGGTGCCTGGGTAAAGACCATCTGGGAATCCGAGGCTTCTAACATGAAATCAGAATCGTACTCAACCATCGGTCTTGGAGTCGTGACCGTGGTATGGCACGAGTCTTCTGAGCTGGCAATGGAAATCATGGACACTGACCGAGAGCTCAGACTTGCCTTTTCACTTTCTGACCTAGGAGATCTGTTTAAACTATTATCTGAAACCAAGGGGGCCTTTCGAAGGTTTGTTATGGTTTTGGTATCTACAGACTGAGACCTGTTACGGGTAGCATCTTTCGATTGTTTCTCCTTGTTGTAAGCTTCCGACAACTCTGAACTTTTGGACCTAATCAGCTCTTTATTTTTCATGTCACTTAATGAATATtttgctctttccttctctttcatctTGAGGTCTAGAATGGAACGATTCCTTAGCCGTTCCTTTTCTTTCTGCTTAATTTTTTCCTTATGTTTTCTATGCCACTGCTCGATTTCCAAGTCCTTAAGGCTTAGCATTCTTTCAAAACTTGTCTGCATTAGATCATCATTAACTAACCTCTTTTCTTTAGGTCTAATGTCTCTTGGGGCTGGCGATGCTCTGAGTTTTGGCTTATCTGCTTCAGATTTTAATTTAAGTAGATTATTGACTTGCGTCTTATCTTTGTGTTTGTCTCGCTCTTTGTACCTGTCTATATCTTTATcctttttatctttttcttttccaTCTGGAGTCTTCAAAGGTTCATCTTTTGGTTTTTCCTTTAAGGGAAAAAGTTTCTCATGAAATGTTTTACTGCTTTCTGCAATATTCAATCTCTTCTCTTCCTGCATATGCTTAGAATTGACTATAACTAAGCTTTCCTTATCCCTcaccctttctcttttttctactTCCTTTTCTTTACTTTTGCCTTTATCCAATTTGATATAGTCATTATCTTTTTCTGAGGACTTCACTTTTTTGTCACTGGAGTGCTTTTCTTTGCTGTCACCCGAATGTCTTTCTCTTTCAGGCTTTTCTCTGTCATGCTTTTTATCCGTTTTATCTCTACTTCTTTCTTTGTCATCAGGTTTTTTAATGggaatattttttattttatcacTTTCTTTAAGACATTTTTCTGTTTGCTGTAAATTTTTGTCTTTTTCCTTGGATTTTTCTATACACTCAATAACTTCTAATTTGTCTTTCTCTGGTTTATGGTCATGTTTCaccttcttctctttttctatATTTTTTCTATCCATTTTCTCATgatctttttctttattttgggGTCGCTTCTCAGATCTATCTTTATTTTCCTTTAAGCTCTTTTCCTGTTTCTccatttctatttctttttctatTAAATGAAATCCTCCAGATTCTTCCTTGGCAGACGTGCTCAAAAAGGAAAATTCTGTTTCTTTATCTGTGGCTagattctccctttcttccttcaagTCCTTaattttttcctcctttaaagatttctcattttctcttttagttttttctctttcatctttaAAACCTCTCTCTTTTGGGATATTTTTGTCCTTTGTTGTTTTGTCATCTTTTGTTTTTTCCACCTTCAACTTTTTTTCTGATGACAGAGATTCGTGGTCCATATTTAAGAACAGATCTTCAGTTTcatcacttttaaaaaaattttctttCCAAAATTCTCTGTCAAATTCAACATTTCTTTGCACTTCTTTAACACTGTCCCTATGcttgtttttctccttttcaaCATCCTGCTCTTTTCTGTGTTTGTCCTTGTCTCTTTCTTTATGCTTCAACTTATGCTTTTTTAGTGCCTTGCCCTCTTTGTCAAACTTTTTGAACATACAGTCTGAATTTTCAAATGCTGGACTAGGATCTTCCTCTTTAGTTTTTGGACTAGATTTTTCATTAAATTCTAAGTGGAAATCTTTCTGATGTTTGACTTTTTCTTTGTGTTTGCAAGGTTTTCCACTTGAACTTTCCAATAGGAACTCGGATTCTATATTGTTGTCATACCGTACATGGTCAGATTGTAATGACATTTCAGAACTGCTAGGTGATAAACACATTTTCGGGTTTTCTTGCTTCAGTGCCGTTGATTGCTTTTCACTGAATCCACAAGCAAGTTTTGAAGATTTTTCAGCAGGAAGCTCGAACAACTGTAATGAAGTCTCATCTTTTGGGCTGAAAGACTTTCTAAAACTCTCTTCGTCTTTGGTCCTCTCTAATGATTCTAATGCAGGACACCCTACTAAATTTGATATCCTTGTATTTTCTTTTCCATCTTTTTCTTGCTTCAATTCttgattttctttgtttttgtttgggttctTTAGTTTCCTTTTTACTTTCCCTTTCTGCTTTAGTTCACTCGAAACTATGTATTCCTTTCTTGTCCTTGTATCAGAATTTGAAGTTTCAGGAGTAGAACATGGAATGGCAGCAATCTTTTTATCTTGAATTTCTTCATCTGAACTTTCAGAACTTGAATAAAGAACTCGAGATGGCTTTTGTTTTTTACCTTTAAATGATTTTGGAAATACAGTCTTTTCCTGTTTCATAAATAAGTTGCTTTTGTCCATTTCgcattcctcctcttttcttagCTCTTTTCTCAGAAGGTGTCTGTCatcaatcattttatttatttcaacatcatcgtcttcatcatcatctttgaacTCATATTCATCGAGTGCCGATGAAAGAGATGCTTTACTGGGTATTGCCTGTTTGCTTTCACAGACTAGAGAGTCTTTCTCTGTTTCAGAATCGATGTTTTCATCAACACTGGAAGGATTTACAGATGGAGCTCCTTCAGAatctagaagaagaagaaaaagaatcatttgtgaaatgggttgggattttttttaataactaATGACAATTTTAAAAATTATGACGAATAGCAAAGTTAAGGACATCAGAGAAATACGTTtcagacaattattattattaagtgccctcgagtcatttcctattcatagcgactccatggatatactttctccagaacgtcctgtcctctgccataatcctcaaactttctaacggttcttcctttTCATAcaaatggaggggaaaaaaaccctccagTTGACATTTGAAAGACCACAGGATCCTTATAATTAAGTGACTAGAGAAACAGCAATAGAAACAGTGTATGATCCCGAACACATATAAAAATTAAGTTTATCATTTCCTTGGGTCTGCCTTTGTGTGCGGGATATGACATGAGGGCAGAAGAGTGTTGGAAGGGCACCTCTGCCAGGATACCAGAAGCCTCTTTTGCTATCTGTACTTGCTCTTACCGCTGGGCCTCTTTTTGCTCTCTTACTGGTGGCTAGACCCCAGAGAAGCCAAAGGAGAAGCTCAGCAGGAGTGGAGGGCAAAAATAGAAAGTCCAACTGCTGCTGTCTCTGGCTCCCTAGAACTTGCATTTCAACCAGAAGTACTGCCGAAAGTGGCTGAGCAGCAGTAGAAGAAACAAACCAGTCTTTATTGCTGCCACGGGGGAACCTCGAGCCATCCTATCTCCAGTCATGATGGCTCATATAGTCCCTATTTGTTCCTCCTATGCTGCTCTGAGCCACTATATGGGTGATGCTTTGAAAAATATGCCTTCGTGGAACTGATTGGCGGTGTGAGGCATCAACAGGCACAGCAAACCggatagataataattataataattgctaagcatttactatgtaatgggcactgtactaagcgctggggtggtttcgagcaaattgggttgggcccagtccctgtcccacatgaggctcacagtcctattcttAGCAAAGTGCCACGTGCTTTTtatagtgctctactcacagtaagtgctcgagtgagagaagcagcatggactagtggatagagcatggacctgagaatcagaaggacctgggttctaatcccggcgctgctacttgtctgccgtgtgatctgggtaaattacttaactttctgcctcagttacctcatctgtaaaatagagattgagtcctatgtgggacacggactatgtccaacctgattagtttgcatccccctccagtgcttagtacagtgcctagcacatagtaagcacttaaataccattaaaaaacaaaatcatcaATTGTGTTAAGTTGCTTTTTTAGGCCAATAGCCTAAAATTTTATTTACCAAATTTTACTAAATTGATAGAACCAAAAAGACACCCAACAAAAATGAACCAAAGAATATTAGCGTTTTATATGGTATTATATGAGAATAAATTGGTAGTCAGTACAATAAAGTATTTCTGGTAATGGAAACTCTAGTCTAAAATTATTACCAAAATACTTTGCTGGGCTTATCTAGATACTACATTAAAATCCTCACACAAGCAGAAGACTTTCCCCATCTCTACTGGCAGTATAATAAACATTACTTAATAACATACGGCTCAAACAGGCCCTTTATTAGCAAGTAACTTAGGAAACTTGACCTGGGACTTGCTACAGATGATCAAGTGGAATCTAGTGCTATTTATAtattccttctctcactcccagcTCACAGAGCAGTGCAattactgatcaatcaatcaatagtacttattgagcacatactatgtgcagagcactggtctaatctaagcacctggaagagtacaataaagaaaaTTATCAGACTcatcccctacccataatgatGTTACTAACTGTTGGAGGTGAAAAAATGCATTGGGCTATGGAAAAAATTTTCACattttcccaaactaagccccccttttcctcggctccccccgcccattgccccgacttactccctttgctctaccgccTGCACAGAACTTGCGTATATAACATacttataattctacttatttatattaatgatgtgcacctatctataattctatttatttatactgatgctactgatgcctgtttacttgttttgctacctgtctccccccttctagattgtgagcccgttgtgggcagggattgtctttgtcactgaattgtactttccaagcgcttagtacagtgctctgcacacaggaagtgctcaaaattacaactgaatgaatgaaatttaatcTTGAGGACTTCAAGtattaataaattaatgaatgtgcagaactttttaaaaaatcttctttgcctcagtttcttcagttgtATATGGATATTTACTCTACTTTTTGTGTATTTCTTATCAGATAATGTAAACTGTAAAGCAACGTAGACAATGTTTTCAGTAAATACCTAAAACTAATCAAATCTTTTTATATACATTAAGTTTACACTGAAAATGGAACTTAGAATTGGACgaatttttcttccactcccttctcctccggtcctacttgctccttcattcatcctccctcccaaccgcACAGAACAtaggcatatatctgtaatttatatatttgtttatagatttattcatattaatatctgtcttcccctctagactgtgagcttgttgtgggcaggaataagtCTTTTttcttgttatgttgtactcttccaagcacttagtagagtgttttgcacacagtaagtgctcaataaataccactaaaggaatgaatgaagaattgtgcccaaaatcatatttcctcacaCGGGACactaaatattaaaataaaattcctTCACTCTGGTCTTCAGGTTCTGTTCTTATTCACTAAAAGCTAGAGTTAGCAcacatttttttctgtttcctcctGGTACTCCAACAGGTTTCATACAGTGCACtatacacagtcagcgctcaacaaccgccactgattgattctacagAACAATCATTCTGACAATGAGAAGCTTTCAGAAGAGAGCACAGCCACTTCAGCCCAGGTCTGGCTTCCCTCTCACACTAATGAGGCACTTCGTATACTAATATCACGCACCATCTCCTCACCTCTCTggttgctccttctcaatctcttttgctggctcctcttgaACTCCTCATCCCCTacttgtgggtgtccctcagagGTCCATTCGGGACCCCCTTCTTGTCCCCATTTACAATAACTTCTTTCATAGCCCTTCCACTTCCAGGTCTTTAATTATCTGCTCTACTCAACTCTAATATTCTAGCCTTCAACTCTCACctctgcaacctcacatttcctcttccttccaggagactttcattcattcattcagtcataacttttgagcacttactatgtgcagagtactgtactaagtgcttggaaagtacaattcagcaacaattagagaaaatccctgcccataatgggctcacagaagggggagactgatattaaaacaggtaaacaggaaTCAGTAGCATCACTGTACACAAATacactcagtggctcagtggaaagagcacaggcttgggagtcaaagatcatgggttctaatcccagctccaccacttgtcagctgtgtgactttgggcaagtcacttaacttctctgggcctcagttccctcatctgtaaaatggggatgaagactgtgagccccatgagggacaacctgatcaccttttatccccccagcgcatagaacagtgctttgcacatagtaagcgcttaacaaataccaacgttattattattattgttaaatagaattataaatatagacacatcattaataaaaataaattataaatctgCCCCAAGTGTTTTGGGGCAgatgagggtagagcaaagggagagtcggggtaatggggaggggaggaggagcagaggaaaaggggggctgagtctgggaaggcctcctggaggaggtgagctctcagtaagtagggctttgaagaggggaagagagtttggtggttgtgaggagggagggcattccaggccagaggtaggacatgggccggggtcaacggcgggacaggtgagaatgaggccgtGAGAAAGTTGCACTTATGTCTTACACCCACCTCGTACTCGATACATTGAAAActaaacttctcatcttccatcccaaatCCACTCCAACTAATTTTCTGAACATGATtgccctctaccaccaccctccACGTCCAAAGACCACAACCTTGATATTACCTGTGATTTCTTGCtctccgtcattcattcagtcatatttattagctcttatggtgtacagagcactgaactacgtgcttcctgtgtgctgatcgttttactaagcgcttgggaaagtacgataaaaCATTAAAGagtgaaatccctgcccacaacgagttcagtctagagaggggagacagatttaaTACAAACAGATATGAATCAAtcacatgtgtgcagagcactgtactaagtgcttgggagagtataagagttggtatacaaattccctgccaacgagagcccacagtctagaggggaagacagatatgaatataaattatggatatgtaaataagtgctgtgggctgagggaggggtaaataaagggaacgAATCAGAgcaatgcagcagggagtgggaaaagtggaaatgaaggcttagtcagggaaggcctcttggataaaaagtgccttcaataagcctttgtaGTGGAGAAAGtaaatgtctgtcggatatgaagagggagggcgtttcagaccAAAGACAGGAAGTGGGTCAGAGTTGGCAaggagatcagggtacagtgggtaggttggcaccagaggagtgaagtgtgcagtctggactGCAGCTGGGATGGTGGGTGGGAAACGTGGATGGAGGGGGccaagtgactgagtgctttcaagccgatggtaacgaatttctgttcgatgtagaggtttttgaggattggagaaatgtggactgaacattttttgtagaaaaatgatccgaaaagcagaagtatggactggaacaggtcgagacaggaggcagggaggtcaacaaggaggctgatatggtaatcaaggtggggtaggataaattcttggattaatgcGACATCCAAACTGGAAAGGATGGACTTGAGTGATGTTGGTAAGGTTGAACCAAcgtgatttagtgacagacttaatagatgggttgaatgagagaagaatcGAGGACAGCGCCAAAATTaaggggcttgtgagagaggaaggattgtggtgccatctaaagtgatgggaaagtcagagggaggaaagagtttgggtgggaagataaggagttctgttttgggcatgttaactTTGAGGCGCAGTTGGGACATCCCAGTacaaatgtcttgaaggcaggagaaaatgtgagactggagaagagagagagataggctgGAGATATATATTTGCGAATCATCTTCATAAAGGTGGTGGCTGAAGCCACgggaatgatttctccaagggagtgggtgtagatggagaatagaaggggacccagaattgagtcttaagggactcccatagttagggggtgggaggaagaggaggagccttctaaagagactgagattgagtgggccaaagagataggaggaaaaccaggaaagaacagtgtcagtgaagccgaggttgtataatgtttcagggagaagggagtggtcaataatgctgaaggcaggaggctgaggatggagtagaggccgctggATCTGGCCGCTGGATCCTTTGAGAGGTCGGTTTCTGtgaaggggatgggagccagattggagagggtcaagaagagaagtggaggagaggaatttgagacagtgga includes these proteins:
- the ANKRD12 gene encoding ankyrin repeat domain-containing protein 12 isoform X5, with translation MPKSGSAKPVQSENSDSDGNMVEKPSGRKSKEKITSFSKTPKVDRNDGGKEMKEKTSMKRKLPFTISPSRNEERDSDTDSDPGQTSENWGERLKSSYRTYSEKEGPEKKKTKKEAGNKKSTPVSILFGYPLSERKQMALLMQMTARDNSPDSTPNHSLQTPAQKKTPNSSSRQKDKVNKRNERGETPLHMAAIRGDAKQVKELISLGANVNVKDFAGWTPLHEACNVGYYDVAKVLIAAGADVNTQGLDDDTPLHDSASSGHRDIVKLLLRHGGNAFQANKHGERPVDVAETEELELLLKREIPLSDDEEIYTDSEGAPSVNPSSVDENIDSETEKDSLVCESKQAIPSKASLSSALDEYEFKDDDEDDDVEINKMIDDRHLLRKELRKEEECEMDKSNLFMKQEKTVFPKSFKGKKQKPSRVLYSSSESSDEEIQDKKIAAIPCSTPETSNSDTRTRKEYIVSSELKQKGKVKRKLKNPNKNKENQELKQEKDGKENTRISNLVGCPALESLERTKDEESFRKSFSPKDETSLQLFELPAEKSSKLACGFSEKQSTALKQENPKMCLSPSSSEMSLQSDHVRYDNNIESEFLLESSSGKPCKHKEKVKHQKDFHLEFNEKSSPKTKEEDPSPAFENSDCMFKKFDKEGKALKKHKLKHKERDKDKHRKEQDVEKEKNKHRDSVKEVQRNVEFDREFWKENFFKSDETEDLFLNMDHESLSSEKKLKVEKTKDDKTTKDKNIPKERGFKDEREKTKRENEKSLKEEKIKDLKEERENLATDKETEFSFLSTSAKEESGGFHLIEKEIEMEKQEKSLKENKDRSEKRPQNKEKDHEKMDRKNIEKEKKVKHDHKPEKDKLEVIECIEKSKEKDKNLQQTEKCLKESDKIKNIPIKKPDDKERSRDKTDKKHDREKPERERHSGDSKEKHSSDKKVKSSEKDNDYIKLDKGKSKEKEVEKRERVRDKESLVIVNSKHMQEEKRLNIAESSKTFHEKLFPLKEKPKDEPLKTPDGKEKDKKDKDIDRYKERDKHKDKTQVNNLLKLKSEADKPKLRASPAPRDIRPKEKRLVNDDLMQTSFERMLSLKDLEIEQWHRKHKEKIKQKEKERLRNRSILDLKMKEKERAKYSLSDMKNKELIRSKSSELSEAYNKEKQSKDATRNRSQSVDTKTITNLRKAPLVSDNSLNRSPRSESEKASLSSRSVSMISIASSEDSCHTTVTTPRPMVEYDSDFMLEASDSQMVFTQAPFLPTAKSPALLERESVGTAELSDQMKPSFANRLPLPYVRSSSVEDGKPVINEPRPIVEVRRCSMPSVVSEQSKQFQTVSEENPSVLLTVPGHMCISPKPEMCACSMSEKDFSNMPNLHSSYTSSPTRPGKYISSDSNLFKNTAQMSPLAESPMPPELCSQSSIAQPNKPWDVAFGRLESLSTSDLNCSSYRVSEQNLASHGLCNSENRTVKEQSVSELLPQHPTELLGNSCSQEAASYLPSQPPCSFHIQAVSELECLSKHVSLSGSGNHGSVFVQQLNSVQAISSDLDSVPDPSKGIENTVFPTDIKRTDSFVTLYSENAVEDAAPHFERTSSLPALQSEKDFPLSDGCPQLSVPPIVFSKLLYKTSQVPEEDNTVVTQIIPNERENKPEHVISTHSSSNKPDFDLYAGVPKGNLSEPANQKYYSLTGQGMVSIGNDDPSQVTLLNLESNSPHLIQPEEHKCNLPSRPEVEEHAEHHQTTPRVTRNRANVIANQNKQIPTSCLPLSERENESASPRGRIRLTEEEDAQIHHPRKRKMSRVPQPVQVNPSLLQAKEKTQQSLAAVVDSLKLDEIQPYSSERANPYFEYLHIRRKIEEKRKLLCSVIPQAPQYYDEYVTFNGSYLLDGNPLSKICIPTITPPPSLSDQLKELFRQQEVVRMKLRLQHSIEREKLIVSNEQEVLRVHYRAARTLANQTLPFSACTVLLDAEVYNVPLESQVDDSKTSVRDRFNARQFMSWLQDVDDKFDKLKTCLLMRQQHEAAALNAVQRLEWQLKLQELDPATYKSISIYEIQEFYVPLVEVNDDFELTPI
- the ANKRD12 gene encoding ankyrin repeat domain-containing protein 12 isoform X4, which codes for MKPVVSAWDIIFSDSEGAPSVNPSSVDENIDSETEKDSLVCESKQAIPSKASLSSALDEYEFKDDDEDDDVEINKMIDDRHLLRKELRKEEECEMDKSNLFMKQEKTVFPKSFKGKKQKPSRVLYSSSESSDEEIQDKKIAAIPCSTPETSNSDTRTRKEYIVSSELKQKGKVKRKLKNPNKNKENQELKQEKDGKENTRISNLVGCPALESLERTKDEESFRKSFSPKDETSLQLFELPAEKSSKLACGFSEKQSTALKQENPKMCLSPSSSEMSLQSDHVRYDNNIESEFLLESSSGKPCKHKEKVKHQKDFHLEFNEKSSPKTKEEDPSPAFENSDCMFKKFDKEGKALKKHKLKHKERDKDKHRKEQDVEKEKNKHRDSVKEVQRNVEFDREFWKENFFKSDETEDLFLNMDHESLSSEKKLKVEKTKDDKTTKDKNIPKERGFKDEREKTKRENEKSLKEEKIKDLKEERENLATDKETEFSFLSTSAKEESGGFHLIEKEIEMEKQEKSLKENKDRSEKRPQNKEKDHEKMDRKNIEKEKKVKHDHKPEKDKLEVIECIEKSKEKDKNLQQTEKCLKESDKIKNIPIKKPDDKERSRDKTDKKHDREKPERERHSGDSKEKHSSDKKVKSSEKDNDYIKLDKGKSKEKEVEKRERVRDKESLVIVNSKHMQEEKRLNIAESSKTFHEKLFPLKEKPKDEPLKTPDGKEKDKKDKDIDRYKERDKHKDKTQVNNLLKLKSEADKPKLRASPAPRDIRPKEKRLVNDDLMQTSFERMLSLKDLEIEQWHRKHKEKIKQKEKERLRNRSILDLKMKEKERAKYSLSDMKNKELIRSKSSELSEAYNKEKQSKDATRNRSQSVDTKTITNLRKAPLVSDNSLNRSPRSESEKASLSSRSVSMISIASSEDSCHTTVTTPRPMVEYDSDFMLEASDSQMVFTQAPFLPTAKSPALLERESVGTAELSDQMKPSFANRLPLPYVRSSSVEDGKPVINEPRPIVEVRRCSMPSVVSEQSKQFQTVSEENPSVLLTVPGHMCISPKPEMCACSMSEKDFSNMPNLHSSYTSSPTRPGKYISSDSNLFKNTAQMSPLAESPMPPELCSQSSIAQPNKPWDVAFGRLESLSTSDLNCSSYRVSEQNLASHGLCNSENRTVKEQSVSELLPQHPTELLGNSCSQEAASYLPSQPPCSFHIQAVSELECLSKHVSLSGSGNHGSVFVQQLNSVQAISSDLDSVPDPSKGIENTVFPTDIKRTDSFVTLYSENAVEDAAPHFERTSSLPALQSEKDFPLSDGCPQLSVPPIVFSKLLYKTSQVPEEDNTVVTQIIPNERENKPEHVISTHSSSNKPDFDLYAGVPKGNLSEPANQKYYSLTGQGMVSIGNDDPSQVTLLNLESNSPHLIQPEEHKCNLPSRPEVEEHAEHHQTTPRVTRNRANVIANQNKQIPTSCLPLSERENESASPRGRIRLTEEEDAQIHHPRKRKMSRVPQPVQVNPSLLQAKEKTQQSLAAVVDSLKLDEIQPYSSERANPYFEYLHIRRKIEEKRKLLCSVIPQAPQYYDEYVTFNGSYLLDGNPLSKICIPTITPPPSLSDQLKELFRQQEVVRMKLRLQHSIEREKLIVSNEQEVLRVHYRAARTLANQTLPFSACTVLLDAEVYNVPLESQVKSLLVDDSKTSVRDRFNARQFMSWLQDVDDKFDKLKTCLLMRQQHEAAALNAVQRLEWQLKLQELDPATYKSISIYEIQEFYVPLVEVNDDFELTPI
- the ANKRD12 gene encoding ankyrin repeat domain-containing protein 12 isoform X3 — translated: MPKSGSAKPVQSENSDSDGNMVEKPSGRKSKEKITSFSKTPKVDRNDGGKEMKEKTSMKRKLPFTISPSRNEERDSDTEKEGPEKKKTKKEAGNKKSTPVSILFGYPLSERKQMALLMQMTARDNSPDSTPNHSLQTPAQKKTPNSSSRQKDKVNKRNERGETPLHMAAIRGDAKQVKELISLGANVNVKDFAGWTPLHEACNVGYYDVAKVLIAAGADVNTQGLDDDTPLHDSASSGHRDIVKLLLRHGGNAFQANKHGERPVDVAETEELELLLKREIPLSDDEEIYTDSEGAPSVNPSSVDENIDSETEKDSLVCESKQAIPSKASLSSALDEYEFKDDDEDDDVEINKMIDDRHLLRKELRKEEECEMDKSNLFMKQEKTVFPKSFKGKKQKPSRVLYSSSESSDEEIQDKKIAAIPCSTPETSNSDTRTRKEYIVSSELKQKGKVKRKLKNPNKNKENQELKQEKDGKENTRISNLVGCPALESLERTKDEESFRKSFSPKDETSLQLFELPAEKSSKLACGFSEKQSTALKQENPKMCLSPSSSEMSLQSDHVRYDNNIESEFLLESSSGKPCKHKEKVKHQKDFHLEFNEKSSPKTKEEDPSPAFENSDCMFKKFDKEGKALKKHKLKHKERDKDKHRKEQDVEKEKNKHRDSVKEVQRNVEFDREFWKENFFKSDETEDLFLNMDHESLSSEKKLKVEKTKDDKTTKDKNIPKERGFKDEREKTKRENEKSLKEEKIKDLKEERENLATDKETEFSFLSTSAKEESGGFHLIEKEIEMEKQEKSLKENKDRSEKRPQNKEKDHEKMDRKNIEKEKKVKHDHKPEKDKLEVIECIEKSKEKDKNLQQTEKCLKESDKIKNIPIKKPDDKERSRDKTDKKHDREKPERERHSGDSKEKHSSDKKVKSSEKDNDYIKLDKGKSKEKEVEKRERVRDKESLVIVNSKHMQEEKRLNIAESSKTFHEKLFPLKEKPKDEPLKTPDGKEKDKKDKDIDRYKERDKHKDKTQVNNLLKLKSEADKPKLRASPAPRDIRPKEKRLVNDDLMQTSFERMLSLKDLEIEQWHRKHKEKIKQKEKERLRNRSILDLKMKEKERAKYSLSDMKNKELIRSKSSELSEAYNKEKQSKDATRNRSQSVDTKTITNLRKAPLVSDNSLNRSPRSESEKASLSSRSVSMISIASSEDSCHTTVTTPRPMVEYDSDFMLEASDSQMVFTQAPFLPTAKSPALLERESVGTAELSDQMKPSFANRLPLPYVRSSSVEDGKPVINEPRPIVEVRRCSMPSVVSEQSKQFQTVSEENPSVLLTVPGHMCISPKPEMCACSMSEKDFSNMPNLHSSYTSSPTRPGKYISSDSNLFKNTAQMSPLAESPMPPELCSQSSIAQPNKPWDVAFGRLESLSTSDLNCSSYRVSEQNLASHGLCNSENRTVKEQSVSELLPQHPTELLGNSCSQEAASYLPSQPPCSFHIQAVSELECLSKHVSLSGSGNHGSVFVQQLNSVQAISSDLDSVPDPSKGIENTVFPTDIKRTDSFVTLYSENAVEDAAPHFERTSSLPALQSEKDFPLSDGCPQLSVPPIVFSKLLYKTSQVPEEDNTVVTQIIPNERENKPEHVISTHSSSNKPDFDLYAGVPKGNLSEPANQKYYSLTGQGMVSIGNDDPSQVTLLNLESNSPHLIQPEEHKCNLPSRPEVEEHAEHHQTTPRVTRNRANVIANQNKQIPTSCLPLSERENESASPRGRIRLTEEEDAQIHHPRKRKMSRVPQPVQVNPSLLQAKEKTQQSLAAVVDSLKLDEIQPYSSERANPYFEYLHIRRKIEEKRKLLCSVIPQAPQYYDEYVTFNGSYLLDGNPLSKICIPTEKLSQRNGLKTMNLKLPFKPPVSRFHCSLEAFSHRQLDYCRRFLTLKL